Proteins from a single region of Balaenoptera acutorostrata chromosome 16, mBalAcu1.1, whole genome shotgun sequence:
- the AS3MT gene encoding arsenite methyltransferase isoform X2, producing MRSGRTCRYYGCGLVIPECLENCWILDLGSGSGRDCYALSQLVGEKGHVTGIDMTEGQVEVANKYIEYHMEKYGFQSPNVTFIHGYIEKLGEAGIKNESYDIVISNCVINLVPDKQQVLQEVYRVLKHGGELYFSDVYASLELPEEVRTHKVLRGECLGGALYWKDLAILAQKIGFCPPRLVTANFITVQNKELENMIGDCRFVSATFRLFKLPKTGPTKRCQVVYNGGITGHEKELIFDANFTFKKDETVEVDEETAAILKNSRFAQDFLIRPNGEKLPTCGGYTAFEAKDISTDPFKLAEGSDNAKSRSPPEAASGCRGTEKCC from the exons ATATTATGGCTGTGGTCTGGTCATCCCTGAGTGTCTGGAAAACTGCTGGATTTTGGACCTGGGGAGTGGAAGTGGCCGAGACTGCTATGCACTTAGTCAGCTGGTTGGTGAGAAGGGACATGTCACCGGAATAGACATGACAGAAGGTCAG gtAGAAGTGGCTAACAAGTACATTGAATATCACATGGAAAAATATGGCTTCCAGTCACCCAATGTGACTTTTATTCATGGCTACATAGAGAAGTTAGGAGAGGCTGGAATCAAGAATGAGAGTTATGATATTGTTAT atccAATTGTGTCATTAACCTTGTACCTGATAAACAGCAAGTGCTGCAGGAGGTATATCGAGTGTTAAAg CACGGTGGGGAGCTATATTTCAGTGACGTCTATGCTAGCCTTGAATTGCCAGAAGAAGTCAGGACACACAAAGTTTTAAGGG gtgaGTGCCTCGGTGGTGCTTTGTACTGGAAGGACCTTGCTATCCTTGCCCAAAAAATTGGGTTCTGCCCTCCACGTTTGGTCACTGCCAATTTCATTACAGTTCaaaacaaggaactagaaaacatGATCG GTGACTGCCGTTTTGTTTCTGCAACATTTCGCCTTTTCAAACTCCCTAAGACAGGACCAACCAAAAGATGCCAAGTTGTTTACAATGGAGGAATCACAGGACACGAAAAAGAACTAATATTTGATGCAaatttcacatttaag AAAGATGAAACTGTTGAAGTGGACGAAGAAACAGCAGCTATCCTGAAGAATTCACGATTTGCCCAAGATTTTCTGATCAGGCCAAATGGAGAGAAGTTGCCAACATGTGGAGGCTATACTGCTTTTGAAGCAAAG GATATAAGCACAGATCCATTCAAGCTTGCAGAAGGGTCTGACAATGCGAAGTCCAGAAGTCCCCCTGAAGCTGCCAGCGGCTgccgaggcacagagaagtgcTGCTAA